Part of the Roseomonas sp. OT10 genome, TCGTGCACCCGTCCGTGCCGGCGCGCGACCTGGCCGGGCTCGTGGCGCATGCGAAGGCCCATCCCGGCACGCTGAACTTCGGCTCGGGCGGCGCCGGAACGGTGGGCCACCTGTCCGGCGAGTACCTGAAGGCGCGGGCCGGGATCGCGATGCAGCACGTGCCCTACCGCAGCAGCGCGCAATCCTTGCAGGCCTGCCTGACGAACGAGGTGCAGGTGCTGTTCGGCCCCGAGGGGACGGAGAGCGCGCTGGAGAGCAAGCTGACCGCCATCGCCATCATGGGGCCGGCGCGCTGGCCGAAGCTGCCGGGCGTGCAGACCACGACGGAGGCCGGCTACCCCGACTGGGCGCTGCGCAGCTGGCAGTCGGTCGCCGTGCCGGGGCAGACGCCGCGCGCGATCCAGGAACGGCTGAACGCCCTGGTCATCCGCATCCTGGCGGAGCCGGAGCTGCGCAGCCGCATCGAGGCGATGGGCTGCCGCATCCTGCCGCTTTCGCCGGAGGAGCTGGCGCAGCGGGCCCGTGCCGACCACGCTGCCTTCGGCGAGGTCATCCGCGCCGCCGGCATCACCACCACGGGCTGAGCGGCCCGCCCCCTCCGCGCGGAGGGGGCCGATGA contains:
- a CDS encoding Bug family tripartite tricarboxylate transporter substrate binding protein, which encodes MATRIHPPREAVPPRASRLRPRRRALLGGAATLLLACPGRAETYPSRGISYVVPFAPGGLTDLLARLVAERLARETGQTVVIDNKPGGGGILGTEFVARAAPDGYTLLAATNAPFASLPHLNPVRYDPLRDIVPVALLADVYMPIFVHPSVPARDLAGLVAHAKAHPGTLNFGSGGAGTVGHLSGEYLKARAGIAMQHVPYRSSAQSLQACLTNEVQVLFGPEGTESALESKLTAIAIMGPARWPKLPGVQTTTEAGYPDWALRSWQSVAVPGQTPRAIQERLNALVIRILAEPELRSRIEAMGCRILPLSPEELAQRARADHAAFGEVIRAAGITTTG